In a single window of the Acidobacteriota bacterium genome:
- a CDS encoding Rne/Rng family ribonuclease → MSKEMIVSVNGREKKIAILDNGKVTEFYIERGEENSGVAGNVYKGRVMRVLPGMQSAFVDIGLERDAFLYVSDFFDEDEEIERIVTEKGKKTSPEDAKKAANEQIERGRIEREKQMESVQEIVEPIAESGAVVDEDATIVAADEARSGRSDRGKRGRGRREEPAEAVEAPADDTADVESVERVGRSEAIAAGTILDKDPDASGFERIADDDADTGEMFKDAYVQEAIVESVRAIEFSFDDSTAEAEVGSLLANAKGDGNGFERIADEDEPEAKPEPKKRGRRKKDDTEAAETPAEEKPKAKRAATKKPAAAKAKTTRGRKKKEDEPLEDAEASLRESSDTAEMAVRRGGRGKRRGGARNKMAEALDELDETEVIEGFADVMSEPEPVEAAAEEPVAAEETPGTDEVPAEEAAVEGSEEPVADTRPERSDRGRNKRGGRDRDNRDNREARDKDRGESRDRDRDKDRDRDRDKGKDNGKRFDRRERPPMPAISDLLREGQEIIVQIAKEPIAKKGARITSHIALPGRFLVYMPTIEHLGVSRKIESSSERGRLRTLIQKIRQDPEITSGGFIVRTAGIGIPEDELRNDAKYLVKTWLDAKKRSEKRKSPALVHQDLDLVQRILRDQLSDDFTAIRVDSEEEYLRTVEFINLIHPKMVNRIKLYTRDEPILDYYGVQEEIDKALKPRVWLKSGGYLVINQTEALVAIDVNTGKFVGKGNARLEDTITKTNMEAVDEIARQIRLRDLGGIIVLDLIDMEDRRNRHKVQKALQEALQSDRSPTKVLSFNDFGLIIMTRKRVKQSLERTMCTPCENCEGSGWVKSPTTVCYEILAEARRLSRDVEDVRHTTLRVHPEVAKALRSTERAVLEEIEDMLGNVDLASDRSAHQAQFDFAFV, encoded by the coding sequence ATGTCTAAAGAAATGATCGTAAGCGTCAACGGACGCGAAAAAAAGATCGCCATTCTGGATAATGGCAAGGTCACCGAATTTTACATCGAACGCGGCGAGGAGAATTCAGGCGTCGCAGGCAATGTTTACAAGGGTCGCGTTATGCGCGTCCTGCCCGGAATGCAGTCGGCTTTTGTCGATATCGGGCTGGAACGCGATGCGTTCCTCTATGTTTCCGATTTCTTCGATGAGGACGAAGAGATCGAACGCATCGTCACCGAAAAGGGCAAGAAAACCTCGCCCGAAGACGCCAAAAAGGCTGCCAACGAACAGATCGAACGCGGCCGCATCGAACGCGAAAAACAGATGGAGTCCGTTCAGGAGATCGTCGAACCGATCGCCGAATCGGGTGCCGTCGTTGACGAGGACGCGACCATAGTCGCCGCAGATGAAGCGAGAAGCGGACGCAGCGATCGCGGTAAACGCGGACGCGGACGCCGTGAAGAACCGGCTGAAGCAGTCGAAGCCCCGGCAGACGATACAGCAGATGTCGAGTCAGTCGAAAGGGTCGGTCGTTCTGAGGCGATAGCCGCCGGCACCATACTTGACAAAGACCCGGACGCTTCGGGCTTTGAACGCATCGCCGACGATGACGCCGACACCGGCGAGATGTTCAAGGACGCGTACGTTCAGGAAGCGATAGTTGAAAGCGTGCGCGCTATTGAATTCAGTTTTGACGACAGCACTGCGGAAGCGGAGGTCGGTTCGCTGCTGGCAAACGCGAAAGGCGACGGAAACGGATTCGAACGCATCGCCGACGAGGACGAGCCCGAAGCCAAACCCGAGCCTAAAAAACGCGGCCGCCGCAAGAAAGACGATACCGAAGCTGCAGAGACGCCCGCGGAAGAAAAGCCGAAGGCCAAGCGTGCGGCGACGAAAAAGCCGGCAGCTGCAAAGGCGAAAACCACCAGAGGCAGAAAGAAAAAAGAGGACGAGCCGCTGGAAGATGCCGAGGCTTCGCTTCGTGAATCCTCAGACACAGCAGAAATGGCGGTTCGCCGAGGCGGCCGCGGAAAACGCCGCGGCGGTGCTAGGAACAAGATGGCGGAGGCTCTGGACGAACTCGATGAAACTGAAGTTATCGAGGGCTTCGCGGACGTAATGAGCGAGCCCGAGCCCGTAGAAGCTGCAGCCGAAGAACCCGTCGCCGCAGAAGAGACTCCGGGAACTGACGAGGTTCCCGCAGAAGAGGCAGCAGTGGAAGGATCGGAAGAACCTGTAGCCGACACACGGCCGGAACGATCAGACCGCGGCCGCAACAAACGCGGCGGACGCGACCGCGACAACCGCGACAACCGCGAAGCCCGTGACAAAGACCGCGGTGAAAGCCGCGACAGGGATCGCGACAAGGACCGTGATCGTGACCGCGACAAAGGCAAAGACAACGGCAAGCGTTTCGACCGCCGCGAGCGTCCGCCCATGCCCGCCATCTCGGACCTACTCCGCGAAGGCCAGGAGATAATCGTTCAGATCGCCAAAGAGCCCATCGCAAAGAAAGGCGCACGCATCACGTCGCACATCGCTCTGCCGGGCCGTTTTTTGGTCTATATGCCGACGATCGAGCATTTGGGCGTTTCGCGAAAGATAGAATCGTCCAGCGAACGCGGCCGTCTGCGGACGCTGATCCAAAAGATCCGTCAGGATCCGGAAATTACGTCGGGAGGATTTATCGTTCGCACCGCGGGCATTGGCATACCCGAGGACGAGCTTCGCAACGATGCGAAATACCTCGTCAAAACGTGGCTTGACGCTAAAAAGCGTTCGGAAAAGCGTAAGTCGCCGGCGTTGGTCCACCAGGACCTGGACCTCGTCCAGCGGATACTGCGCGATCAGCTTTCTGATGATTTCACGGCGATCCGCGTGGACAGCGAAGAGGAATATCTCCGCACGGTCGAGTTCATCAACCTCATCCATCCGAAGATGGTCAACCGCATCAAGCTGTACACGCGGGACGAGCCCATCCTCGATTACTACGGCGTTCAGGAAGAGATCGACAAGGCACTGAAGCCCCGCGTATGGCTGAAATCGGGCGGCTATCTGGTAATTAACCAGACCGAGGCACTCGTCGCGATCGACGTGAACACCGGCAAATTCGTCGGCAAGGGCAACGCACGCCTCGAGGACACCATTACGAAGACGAACATGGAAGCGGTCGATGAGATCGCACGCCAGATACGGCTTCGCGACCTCGGCGGCATCATCGTGCTCGACCTGATCGACATGGAAGACCGCCGCAATAGGCACAAGGTCCAGAAGGCACTGCAGGAGGCCCTGCAATCGGACCGCTCGCCGACCAAGGTGCTGTCGTTCAACGATTTCGGGCTCATTATCATGACCAGAAAGCGCGTCAAACAATCGCTCGAAAGGACGATGTGTACGCCGTGCGAGAACTGCGAAGGTTCAGGCTGGGTGAAATCGCCGACAACCGTCTGCTACGAGATACTCGCCGAAGCACGCCGCCTGTCGCGTGACGTCGAGGACGTTCGGCACACAACGCTTCGCGTGCATCCTGAGGTCGCAAAGGCTCTTCGCTCTACCGAGCGAGCCGTCTTGGAGGAGATCGAAGATATGCTGGGCAACGTGGACCTCGCCTCTGACCGCTCGGCACATCAGGCGCAGTTCGACTTCGCCTTCGTTTAG
- a CDS encoding SOS response-associated peptidase family protein: MCGRYAMNAEQKELYTAIPWLEGDEYFDIHGYRTRPEIFPGTPILAVNNERRAEDLFWTIADKTWEGKPVKVINAKSETVNRVPMFKDGFRNDRVLIPATGFFEWDAEKRKHLFTFDEPIFTFGGIARTCEIKANRHAVPSS; the protein is encoded by the coding sequence ATGTGCGGCAGATACGCGATGAACGCGGAGCAAAAGGAGCTTTACACGGCCATCCCGTGGCTGGAGGGCGACGAGTATTTTGACATTCACGGCTATCGCACGCGGCCCGAGATATTTCCCGGAACGCCGATCCTCGCCGTCAATAATGAACGCCGTGCCGAAGACCTATTCTGGACCATCGCAGACAAAACGTGGGAAGGAAAACCCGTGAAGGTGATCAACGCCAAGAGCGAGACGGTCAATCGCGTGCCGATGTTCAAGGATGGTTTTCGCAATGATCGCGTACTGATACCGGCAACCGGATTTTTCGAGTGGGACGCCGAAAAACGCAAGCATCTATTCACGTTTGACGAGCCGATCTTTACTTTCGGCGGCATCGCCCGAACATGCGAGATAAAGGCGAACCGACACGCTGTACCGTCATCTTGA
- a CDS encoding SOS response-associated peptidase family protein → MTTEANNVVRPIHPKNRMPVVIHAYDREKWLADDTPFEELQRMMSPAADGETHVQPYESPS, encoded by the coding sequence TTGACGACAGAGGCGAACAACGTCGTCCGTCCCATACATCCGAAAAACCGCATGCCGGTCGTCATCCACGCGTACGACCGCGAGAAATGGCTGGCGGACGACACGCCTTTTGAGGAACTGCAAAGAATGATGAGCCCCGCCGCGGACGGCGAAACGCACGTCCAGCCCTACGAATCGCCGAGCTGA